One Actinosynnema pretiosum DNA segment encodes these proteins:
- a CDS encoding methyltransferase, giving the protein MPCTVDAPLTSHDRELVAEAVEFARTATGAAALELVLGRPAPLELQAHLEFAHAAVLVRAATPEAVAPLLRGLGVAPRPPVPSTVVRDRLSRRAGRPVRVEIVHGAVGGGFPGRELELFVLTGGHPLTPEDQDREAHLAFRAEGDAVVLRGLHSALLEAGLAPDGGGHNAHEGTSVLYFRGEHRLELALPGHHEALLRHHLGEDEPGEDGAEGEGDRGGDRGGDRRGEGDPAGDGEGAEDRAARSDAAGLATGVLDAAGLTAGAFDAAGLTAGVLDAAGLAGGAPSTAVLGGADLDGAPPGAAAFPRTAPHPSANDHTGGLFPLPTNDSAPTNDSAPDHDTTPAHATDATRHHVLTLLTGAWRTSAVATAAELGVADQLAGGPLTTAELATRVGAQPDPLNRLLRFLAALGLFAHEDGRWRLTPAAELLRADAEGSQRDLARLYGGLFYRSFGALAHTVRTGGCAFTEVFGADPFDHLAEHPDDARLFEGAMAAGTGFLAHVPPLLEVPAGGTVVDVGGGDGTLLRLVLRSAPGARGVLFDRSHVADSARAALGERADVVPGDFFLDPLPSGGDCYLLSRVLHDWDDERCAVLLANLRAAMPEGKPLYLVERPVREVPTPLALGFDLHMMVNNVRGREREVGEYRDLLAAAGFRLEQVLDLPLEMALLVAR; this is encoded by the coding sequence ATGCCCTGCACCGTCGACGCGCCCTTAACCTCCCACGACCGGGAGCTGGTCGCCGAAGCAGTCGAGTTCGCCCGCACCGCCACCGGAGCCGCCGCGCTCGAACTCGTGCTCGGCCGCCCCGCGCCGCTGGAGCTCCAGGCGCACCTGGAGTTCGCCCACGCGGCGGTCCTGGTGCGCGCCGCGACCCCCGAGGCGGTGGCCCCGCTGCTGCGCGGCCTCGGCGTCGCCCCGCGCCCGCCCGTGCCCAGCACGGTGGTCCGCGACCGCCTGTCCCGGCGCGCGGGCCGACCGGTGCGGGTCGAGATCGTGCACGGCGCGGTCGGCGGCGGGTTCCCCGGCCGCGAGCTGGAGCTGTTCGTGCTGACCGGCGGCCACCCGCTCACCCCCGAGGACCAGGACCGCGAGGCGCACCTGGCGTTCCGCGCCGAGGGGGACGCGGTGGTGCTGCGCGGGCTGCACAGCGCGCTGCTGGAGGCCGGGCTCGCGCCGGACGGCGGCGGGCACAACGCGCACGAGGGCACGTCGGTGCTGTACTTCCGCGGCGAGCACCGGCTGGAGCTGGCGCTGCCGGGGCACCACGAGGCGCTGCTGCGGCACCACCTCGGCGAGGACGAGCCGGGGGAGGACGGCGCCGAGGGGGAGGGCGACCGGGGCGGTGACCGGGGTGGCGACCGGCGTGGTGAGGGCGACCCGGCCGGGGACGGCGAGGGGGCCGAGGACCGCGCCGCCCGGAGCGACGCCGCCGGGCTCGCCACGGGCGTGCTCGACGCCGCCGGGCTCACCGCGGGCGCGTTCGACGCCGCCGGGCTGACCGCGGGCGTGCTCGACGCCGCCGGGCTCGCGGGGGGCGCGCCCAGCACCGCAGTCCTCGGTGGCGCGGATCTTGACGGTGCGCCCCCCGGTGCCGCAGCGTTCCCCCGGACCGCGCCCCACCCGAGCGCGAACGACCACACCGGAGGGCTGTTCCCGTTGCCCACCAACGACTCCGCCCCCACCAACGACTCCGCCCCCGACCACGACACCACCCCGGCCCACGCCACCGACGCCACCCGCCACCACGTGCTCACCCTGCTCACCGGCGCGTGGCGCACCTCCGCCGTCGCGACCGCCGCCGAGCTGGGTGTCGCCGACCAGCTCGCGGGCGGTCCCCTCACCACCGCCGAGCTGGCCACCCGCGTCGGCGCCCAGCCCGACCCGCTCAACCGCCTGCTGCGCTTCCTGGCCGCGCTCGGCCTGTTCGCCCACGAGGACGGCCGCTGGCGGCTCACCCCGGCGGCCGAGCTGCTGCGCGCCGACGCCGAGGGCTCCCAGCGCGACCTCGCCCGGCTGTACGGCGGCCTGTTCTACCGCTCGTTCGGCGCGCTGGCGCACACCGTCCGCACCGGCGGCTGCGCGTTCACCGAGGTGTTCGGCGCCGACCCGTTCGACCACCTCGCGGAGCACCCCGACGACGCCCGCCTGTTCGAGGGCGCGATGGCGGCGGGCACCGGGTTCCTCGCGCACGTGCCGCCCCTGCTGGAGGTCCCGGCGGGCGGCACGGTCGTGGACGTCGGCGGCGGTGACGGCACGCTGCTGCGGCTCGTGCTCCGGTCCGCGCCCGGCGCGCGCGGGGTGCTGTTCGACCGCTCGCACGTCGCCGACTCGGCGCGCGCGGCGCTCGGCGAGCGGGCCGACGTGGTGCCCGGCGACTTCTTCCTCGACCCGCTGCCGTCCGGCGGCGACTGCTACCTGCTGTCGCGGGTCCTGCACGACTGGGACGACGAGCGCTGCGCGGTCCTGCTGGCGAACCTGCGCGCCGCGATGCCCGAGGGCAAGCCGCTGTACCTGGTGGAGCGCCCGGTCCGCGAGGTCCCGACCCCGCTGGCGCTCGGGTTCGACCTGCACATGATGGTCAACAACGTGCGCGGCCGGGAGCGCGAGGTGGGTGAGTACCGGGACCTGCTGGCGGCGGCGGGTTTCCGGCTGGAGCAGGTGCTCGACCTGCCGCTGGAGATGGCGCTGCTCGTCGCGCGCTGA